Proteins encoded within one genomic window of Actinomycetota bacterium:
- a CDS encoding DUF58 domain-containing protein has protein sequence MPTGRGWMIGVTGVALLAAGTIFGTRALQQVGLALMVLLLLAIAVVRLGKHDLSVERAIMPLRARSEQDVTVSLALHNRGAGSAPLLLIEDVLPSRLAGRSRFTLNGIEADGRRDVSYTVRPHRRGHYEVGPLSLKMIDPFGLARVSSQGAGRESFLVHPRMEKLVLPRDAGDRRSVATSALRQPTGTRGEDFYALREYVQGDDLRKVHWPSTARRGKVMIRQEETPWHTRATILLDDRARVHTTAGESPSFERAVEVAASVVQLYHQAGYGFRLVGAHHPGFPSARGVPHFHRCLDLLATVAPQRGSADDALLGRLLEMEATGAAEETLVLITGSPDPQGATAVARLRNVFKQIIFVSLPAHRFSTQPTKQRWDGERLAGEVARQLARSGIRSVMLAPGEPLAPAWSAAAAGKQRGGEAPWGQKPELV, from the coding sequence ATGCCGACCGGCAGGGGCTGGATGATCGGAGTCACGGGGGTGGCTCTCCTGGCCGCGGGAACGATCTTCGGGACGCGCGCGCTGCAACAGGTCGGGCTGGCGCTGATGGTCCTGTTGCTGCTCGCTATCGCGGTGGTCCGACTGGGCAAGCACGACCTATCGGTCGAGCGCGCCATCATGCCGCTCCGTGCTCGGTCGGAGCAGGACGTGACGGTGTCGCTGGCGCTGCACAACCGCGGAGCAGGCTCGGCGCCGTTGCTGCTGATCGAGGACGTTCTCCCCTCGCGCCTCGCCGGCCGCTCCCGCTTCACCCTCAACGGGATCGAGGCCGACGGACGCCGAGACGTCAGCTATACCGTCCGCCCCCACCGGAGGGGTCACTACGAGGTGGGGCCACTCAGCTTGAAGATGATCGATCCGTTCGGGCTCGCGCGCGTCAGCTCCCAAGGAGCGGGGCGCGAGAGCTTCCTGGTCCACCCCAGGATGGAGAAACTGGTGCTGCCGCGCGATGCCGGAGACCGCCGCAGCGTCGCGACGTCTGCCCTCCGACAGCCGACCGGCACGCGGGGAGAAGACTTCTATGCGCTGCGCGAATACGTGCAGGGAGACGACCTCCGTAAGGTGCACTGGCCGTCGACGGCGCGGCGCGGCAAGGTCATGATCCGCCAGGAGGAGACGCCGTGGCACACGCGAGCAACGATCCTGCTCGACGACCGCGCCCGCGTCCACACAACGGCAGGGGAATCTCCGTCGTTCGAGCGAGCGGTCGAAGTAGCGGCCTCGGTCGTCCAGCTGTACCACCAGGCCGGCTACGGCTTCCGGCTCGTGGGTGCACATCATCCCGGGTTCCCCAGCGCGCGCGGGGTGCCGCACTTCCACCGCTGCTTGGACCTGCTTGCGACGGTCGCGCCGCAGCGGGGGTCGGCCGACGATGCGCTGCTGGGGCGCCTGCTCGAGATGGAGGCCACAGGCGCCGCCGAGGAGACTCTCGTGCTGATCACGGGCTCGCCCGACCCACAGGGCGCGACCGCGGTTGCGCGCCTGAGGAATGTCTTCAAACAGATCATCTTCGTGTCGCTACCGGCACACCGCTTCTCGACCCAGCCGACGAAGCAGCGCTGGGACGGTGAACGTCTGGCCGGCGAGGTCGCGAGACAGCTGGCTCGCTCCGGGATCCGGAGCGTGATGCTGGCGCCGGGCGAACCGCTGGCACCTGCGTGGAGCGCTGCCGCCGCCGGAAAGCAGCGAGGGGGTGAAGCACCATGGGGTCAGAAGCCAGAGCTCGTCTAG
- a CDS encoding HNH endonuclease — MGRALVLNASYQPLCVVPVRRALVLALKGKAEVLHTNGHMFRSESLEMKAPSVVRLNYFVKVPYRARSSLSRRAVFVRDNFECQYCGRPAENVDHVVPKSRGGGHTWDNVVAACRPCNSRKENRAPADVGLALRHPPRRPDDSVWIVVAVERVDPVWEQYLAKVTVLT, encoded by the coding sequence TTGGGAAGAGCGCTCGTGCTCAACGCCTCCTACCAGCCGCTGTGCGTCGTTCCCGTCCGGCGGGCGCTGGTCCTTGCCCTGAAGGGCAAAGCTGAGGTCCTCCACACCAACGGCCACATGTTCCGCTCCGAGTCTCTCGAGATGAAGGCCCCGAGCGTCGTCCGGCTCAACTACTTCGTGAAGGTGCCGTATCGCGCCCGTTCTTCGCTGTCCCGCCGCGCGGTGTTCGTCCGCGACAACTTCGAATGCCAGTACTGCGGTCGGCCCGCGGAGAACGTCGACCACGTCGTCCCCAAGAGCAGGGGAGGCGGTCATACGTGGGACAACGTCGTAGCCGCGTGCCGCCCCTGCAACTCGCGCAAGGAGAACCGGGCTCCGGCAGACGTGGGCCTCGCCCTGCGCCACCCCCCGCGCCGTCCCGATGACAGCGTCTGGATCGTGGTCGCGGTCGAGCGCGTGGACCCGGTCTGGGAGCAGTACCTAGCCAAGGTCACCGTCCTCACCTAG
- a CDS encoding septal ring lytic transglycosylase RlpA family protein has protein sequence MSRLCLGRSRAAATPVLFALVLVLLPDPAVAQTSTAEPRITSASGRVSYGGDATIRGRLDGGTVGQELHLERRAPGRQWRTIGTRAVDERGRVRFRVRDLHFSAAYRLLYIDEMTEEESRSARIRISVTARLQVRTSKDHLMQGRRLRVSGSLFPKVPGRTVLLQQKVAGEWRYIDRLSAGDGFFSRYFKPSSVGYRRLRVKFAGDARNRAARDRTAIRVYDPDLATWYGPGLYGNRTACGQTLGTNTLGVAHRSLPCGTKVSILYEGRTITVPVIDRGPYTHAEWDLTAETAERLGFSGTDTIGTDN, from the coding sequence ATGTCTCGCCTATGCCTCGGTCGTTCGCGCGCAGCGGCCACACCCGTTCTGTTCGCGCTCGTGCTGGTGCTGTTGCCGGATCCGGCGGTGGCGCAGACGTCGACCGCCGAACCGCGCATCACCTCTGCTTCGGGCCGCGTCTCTTACGGAGGCGACGCGACCATCAGGGGCCGGCTCGACGGCGGGACCGTCGGACAAGAGCTCCACCTGGAGCGCCGGGCACCGGGTCGGCAGTGGCGCACGATCGGAACGCGCGCGGTAGACGAACGGGGGCGGGTGCGCTTCCGCGTGCGCGATCTTCACTTCTCTGCCGCGTACCGGCTCCTCTACATCGACGAGATGACAGAGGAGGAGTCCCGCAGCGCCAGGATCCGGATCTCCGTCACTGCGCGGCTCCAGGTACGGACGAGCAAGGACCACCTCATGCAGGGACGGCGTCTCCGCGTGTCGGGGTCGCTGTTCCCGAAGGTTCCGGGCCGGACCGTGTTGCTGCAGCAGAAGGTCGCCGGCGAGTGGCGCTACATCGACCGCCTCAGCGCCGGCGACGGCTTCTTCTCGCGCTACTTCAAACCCAGCAGCGTCGGCTACCGGCGTCTCCGGGTGAAGTTCGCCGGTGACGCGCGCAACAGGGCAGCGAGAGACCGCACCGCGATCCGCGTCTACGACCCCGATCTCGCCACCTGGTACGGCCCCGGTCTCTACGGGAACCGAACCGCGTGCGGACAGACCTTGGGAACGAACACCCTCGGGGTTGCACACCGAAGCCTGCCGTGCGGGACGAAGGTCAGCATCCTCTACGAGGGCCGGACGATCACCGTGCCCGTCATCGACCGCGGCCCGTACACACATGCGGAGTGGGACCTCACCGCGGAGACCGCGGAACGGCTGGGGTTCTCGGGGACCGACACGATCGGCACCGACAACTAG
- a CDS encoding MoxR family ATPase, giving the protein MADSSVGDFSGFQASFERIVSNVEKTIRGKGDVVRLALIAMVAEGHVLIEDIPGVGKTMLAKSVAKSVGCSWSRIQFTPDLLPTDVTGVSIYDTGAEEFAFKPGAVFANICLADEINRASPKTQAALLECMEERQVTVDGNTHELEEPFMVIATQNPVEHEGTYPLPESQLDRFTMRLSMGYPSRESELEILDRHGAQAPLVELEAVADPNEVVGLIKLAREVHVAPTLKRYIVELTESTRDHPDVYLGASPRASLYLLRTARALAASRGRDYVVPDDIKDIVAPVLAHRILLSPEAQMRGTTAEQILDGLVGRVPIPAREQA; this is encoded by the coding sequence ATGGCGGACAGCTCCGTGGGGGACTTCTCCGGCTTTCAGGCGTCCTTCGAACGGATCGTTTCGAACGTGGAGAAGACGATCCGCGGCAAAGGAGACGTTGTCCGGCTGGCCCTGATCGCGATGGTCGCCGAAGGCCACGTGCTGATCGAAGACATCCCCGGGGTCGGCAAGACCATGCTCGCGAAGTCCGTGGCCAAGTCCGTCGGCTGCTCGTGGAGCCGGATCCAGTTCACCCCAGACCTCCTGCCGACCGACGTCACCGGCGTCAGCATCTACGACACCGGGGCCGAGGAGTTCGCCTTCAAGCCCGGAGCCGTCTTCGCCAACATCTGCTTGGCCGACGAGATCAACCGCGCGTCGCCCAAGACGCAGGCGGCGCTGCTCGAGTGCATGGAGGAGCGCCAGGTGACGGTCGACGGCAACACGCACGAGCTCGAGGAGCCGTTCATGGTCATCGCGACCCAGAACCCGGTGGAGCACGAGGGCACCTATCCCCTGCCGGAGTCGCAGCTGGACCGGTTCACGATGCGCCTCTCGATGGGCTACCCGAGCCGCGAGTCGGAGCTCGAGATCCTCGACCGCCACGGGGCGCAGGCGCCGTTGGTAGAGCTGGAGGCCGTGGCCGACCCGAACGAGGTTGTCGGCCTGATCAAGCTGGCGCGTGAGGTGCACGTCGCTCCCACGCTCAAGCGCTACATCGTGGAGCTGACCGAGAGCACGAGGGACCATCCCGACGTCTATCTCGGTGCGAGCCCCCGAGCGTCGCTCTACCTGCTTCGAACCGCACGGGCGCTTGCGGCCAGCCGGGGACGCGACTACGTCGTCCCCGACGACATCAAGGACATCGTCGCTCCGGTGCTGGCGCACCGGATCCTTCTGTCTCCCGAGGCGCAGATGCGCGGCACGACGGCCGAGCAGATCCTCGACGGGCTCGTCGGCCGCGTCCCGATACCTGCCCGCGAGCAGGCCTAA